The nucleotide sequence TTTGTGCATTTCATTCTGTGTACCTGAAAAAATCTATTAacttattaatttataattttgaaaggtGATTCATGGTCAGTGTAGAGaacttggaaaatataaaaacaattactTAAAGACcccaaagctcagagataaatatGAATAATTTGGCACTCTTTCATTGCTTTTTCTAAGCATTTGACCTAAATTTTATtaggccagggaagtccctttgttGATGATTCTTGATTTATTTGGGTAGTTTAAAGGCAatattgggactttcctggtggtccagtggctaaaactccactcccaatgtagggtgcccaggttcaatccctcgtcagggaactagatcccatggtcagggaaccacatgtagcaactaaagatcctgtgtgtgacaacaaagacctggtgtagccaaataaataaatgaataaataaataaatattttaaagagaacaaaaagaaagccAGTGCTGCATATAAATGTGCAGATTAGAAAAATCAGTGTCTTTCTAAAGGACAATCCCTTTTCCTCATTGCTAGGTACTTAAATCAGAGTAGTAAGGGGAAATTGGTCTGGGGGAGCTTTGACAAGCATATGGGAATTGCTCTGCTTTTGCTGTTTGCCCCTGGACTTCGCTGGCTAATTTTGGGTTCCTTTGTAATGTGTACAGAAGATGACGATAGGGTGTCTGTAAGTAGTGAATAGTTTCCTCATaagattttctttccctttgtagAATCTGGTGGCAGGACAAAGAGGGAAGCTGTGACTCTtaaatacatagaaaaccatGGCAGGCAAAGCTAGGGTTGGAAGAGAATATTTTGTAAATACTTTTTGCTTTCCTCGCCCTATGTGACAGCATGACCTCTCTTAGGAATATTAACTGCTTCATTATTCTGTTTTGCAGGAGACTGAGTGTCCTCTACGGCTTGCCCTTTGCCAGCACTGTGATCTGGAACTTTCTGTTCTTAAGCTGAAGGACCATGAAGATTACTGTGGTGCCCGGACGGAGTTATGTGGCACCTGTGGGCGCAATGTGCTGGTGAAAGATCTGAAGACTCACCCTGAAGCGTGTGGGAGAGATGTGGAGGAAAAGAGAGTCGAGGCTGCCATGCCACCTAACGCGTATGATGAATCTTGGGGTCCAGATAGGATCTGGATTGCGTCCCAGCTCAGACAGATTGAGGCTCTGGACCCACCCATGAGGCTCCCTCGAAGGCCCCTGAGAGCCTTTGAATCAGACCTTTTCCAAAGTAGAACCACCAACCAAAGGAGCATGACAGCCCAGTTTCCAATTCAGAATAATCTATGTGAGTTGTGTCTGGGAGTAGAAACCTGGAATGGTATCAGGATCTGGGCAAATGGGAACAGGGCTTTGGAACCAGATAGATCTTAATTATAGAAACCTGACTGTAACATGAGGAAGAATACTTAACTTTCCTATAGAACCTCTTTGCTATTGGATTATTGTTGGGTGACAGTGCTGTTCATAGCTGACATTACTGAGTGTACCTTTGTGTGCCTAAAGGCATTTACAGAGTGCTTTacttgtattaactcatttagttCTCACAACAGTTTTCTGAGGGTAGGTAAGTGGTAGAGCTGGGGTTTGAATTCAGGCTGTCTGACCCTATGCTTTAAACCATTCTGCTATCACGCagaaagtgtgttagtcgctgagttgtgtctgactctttgtgatcccatggactgtagcccgccggttccttggtccatgggatttttgaggcaggaatactggagtgaattgccatgcccttttccaggggatcttcctgacccagggattgaaccctggtctcccatattacaggcagactttttactgtctgagtagaaaatacatgtaaaatgcttaACACAGTGCCTGTTTCATAGTTACAGCTCATTCATATTACTTACTAATAAAACAATTAGAATAATAATGGAGCCTTTTATCATGGCAGTCTTAATGTTTGGATTCCTGTGAGCACTGTAGGGCTGGGCCTCTTTTGTTCATGCACAGATTCCTGAAAACCTTGAATATTTGCTAGGCCTGGACTTGAACTAAGGGATGGCAGCATATCTAACGTTTCTTAAAtactagttgttgtttttttttccccccctcagtGGAAGAACAAGAAAGGCAGGAAAGGAATAGAAGCCGGCAGACCCCCAAAGAGCGTGGTGAAGACAGTGCAAATTTGGACTTCATGTTGGCCCTAAGTCTGCAGAATGAAGGCCAGGCCCCCACCTTGGCAGAGCAGGACTTCTGGAAGGTCATATATGAGGCAGACCAGTCCCGTGAAGGTCCCAGCGCTCTGAATGACATCAGGGGTGTGTTTGTTTATTCTGCACTAGCCTCTGTCTCTATGTCACAATTCATATAAGATTGCAAGTTTTTCATGAGatagaatttgtttttttttatttcatttatttgcttttctcaattctttcttttttaaaaattgtcaagaATAGTAAGTACAGTGACTATCTATTAATATATGCCCCTCACTTATATTCATCAATTTTAGTATTTCCACTtatctttatatttctttccCCCCGAGCCATTTGAGAATAAGTTGCTGACATAACATTTTATCCCTAAATGGTCTTCAGATGTATTTCTTTAGAACAAGGGCATTCTCCTGTGTGAACACAATACAAATATCACTTTCAGGAAAGTTCCTTACTTACACATAGTGTCCTTTAgagctttttaattttgtttttgaaatccaGGATTATGCATTCTATATTTAGTTCTTTCTAGGTTCTTTTAGTTTGGTTTCctactctctccctctttttaaaaaaatttatttattttatttttggctgtgctgggtctttgttgctgtgtgggctttctctagttacagcgagcaggggctgctctgtagttgtggcgtgtggccTTCTCACagcggtagcttctcttgttgtggtgcatgggcttcagtggtcGTGGTGCacaggttcagttgctcagcggcatgtggggtcttcctggaccaggggtcaaacctgtgtcccctgtgttgacagatgaattcttagccactgtaccactaGTGAAACAcccctcctcctcttttctttcttttggcattTTTGAAGAGTCCAGACCTGCTGTTTTGTAGACTACTTTCTCAGTTAAGATGTGTCTGATTATTTTCCCATGTTTAAGTTCATGTTATAGTTTTGGCAGGAGTGCTATACCGGCCATGctgtttctttctcaagatgtcAGTTTGTCCTGTTTGTTAAGAGTAGAGTCTGTCATAAATCTCCATTGTTCAGGTAGCCTTTTTGCTTCATATTAGCTGTGTGTAGGATGCTGTTTCTAGATTGCTGGGGaacagagtcttatccagcagTTTCAGTATTCACTGATGTTTCTTGCTCGAATCAAGTATTATTATGGCAGCTgtaaaatggtaatttttttatttctctcctctgTTCTGTATTTATTAGTTGTCCTTCATCTGTAGAGAACTttggtccccccacccccatttgaaaccaattttattttttattgttggattaaaactaagtttttaaaaataaaagttggatTATGAGCAGTGAATCACCCTTGTTTAGAAAACAATATGTTTGAGAAAGGCATATCATATTTAAAATGCTCAACTTGCAAGATTTTAGGGACCTGAAAATTAAGTAGCTCTCAGTTGTGGTTTTTCTTCATGTCACTGTAAGAATAATGACCTTAAGGAAAGTAGGATTAACTTTGAACATTTTGTTGATTTAGAGAGAATAGGAATTGGTCATGGATCCAGATATTTAAGTttgagtctttctttttctttggccaagctgtatggcatgtgggatcttagttccccaaccagggctcggACCTGAGCATTTAGATTggtgaagaaagtaaaatattaatggCATATTTGTGACAAATGAAGACTCTGGATTCAGTGtagtttattttctcctttcttggtcATTTCTTAGAttgctttattgacttttttctttgcATGTTTCATTCACTCATGTTGGATCTTTCTGGATCCTGCATGAATGAATGGTTTGGAATTTATATTCTCTTGTAGTTGCCCTGGAAATTTCAacatacttatttaacttaataaagTCTAAATTTAGTCCACCGCCTCACACTTCTCTTGGTTAACACAGTAACCTTAGACTGTGGATCACCCCTTTATGACTTAAGTACCACTGACGGATGTTACTGCTCTCTGTTGTTTGCCTTCTAATGCCCTGATGTAGAGTTTTCTTGTTTTATGTACTCACATTTATCATTTTGTATATTATGTGTTCACCATTTTCTTTGCTCACCCCTGCCTCCTTGTTTCTTCAAATTTCCTTTTAGGATGCATTTCTTCCTGACGTACATTCTTTATAAGTATCTGCAAGTATAAAATACTGCAAGTATCTGTTGATTATGAAGACTCTGTTTGGgcctgaaaatatattttgtcttcATATTTAATAGTTTTAAGGAAATCAAATTTTCCTGTCAACCCCCCCAAGGGGTATAAAAGGTTGAATCAAGTGtttttcactttgagtctgtgtGGCCTGATACCTAGGTGCAGTTGACGAGACCATGTTGCCTTGTGAATTTTGTGAGGAGCTCTACCCAGAGGAACTGCTGATTGACCATCAGGTGGGTTGTGAGTTACTTGAGGGCTTTAAGCTTTAAGGAAGAACGTGTGCAGGCCATACTGGTGTTGCAGACCATGTGAAATCTTGAGCAAACCGATACAACTCTCGTGATGAGAGGAGCaactgtgttttttttgtttttgtttttctattttttgctattttggtttttttggctgtgctgcatagcatgtgggatcttagttccccaactagggattgaacctgcacccttggctgctagtgaaagcagagtcctaactactgaactgccagggaaaatCCAGTAGTAATTGTGTGTGACTGACATGTGGGTGTGAGAATTCGGCCTCGTTCTCTCTGGGCAAAGTAACATTCATGCCAGCAGGCCCAGTTGCTGCCTCCATTCTGTGGAGATACTGTACGTCTCTCGAGACCATCTtgtaatcagctctcatctcatgCCACGATTGATTTACAGGAACCCTGCTGAAGTCCCTGCAGTTCCTGGGAGGGCCAGGGGTCTGTTTTGCACTTTACTTTTTTCTGCCTGGACATGTGTGGCCTTTTACCCCTGTCTCCTTAACACACCCAGCTGCACAGACCCCTCACTCAGAGACTTGGTCAGACATGACTCTCAGGAAAGGATCCTGGGGAATGCTCCGAAAGCTGAGCCAGAGGGCCCCTCTGTGTGCCCCCAGACGACCTGTGCCCGTGTCTCTCTCAGCCTGTTGTCCTCACCCTGTGGTGTGGACTGCTGATCCCCTGTGGGTCTGTACCCCTAGGTGGAGTTCCTAGAGGACAGGTTCTGGGCTTTCTTGGTTTCTGAATCTCTGAATACGTGGTGTATGAAAGGTGTCAGGTAGTTTTTGAATGACTGAAAGTGCCTGTGCTCTTTAGGAAGGCTTAGAGAATAGCCTTTGTGTTGGAAGAGTGGCTCCACTGGGGAGGGAGCTCCTTTCCCTCTCAACAGTCTTACACTCTGATTTGGTTTGACCTAGTCTGGTACTTCCATGGCTAGTAAGTGGTCCCTGTGCTCTGGGTGGAACACGCATTCCCCCATATGTGGAACAATACAGCATTTGAATACATTATTTGGTTTGGGAGTAACATAAGAAAATCCATTCACAGGGATAACAAAGAATATATGGGCCTCTCTTACTGTATGTCTGTGGAAAGAATCTTGAAGCTTTTCAAATTAATTTAGAGAGAATAATCACataaaaacacacttaaaaaaattaaaacagtacaGAAATGTTTAAAGTAAAAGCAGAGTAGGTGTTTCATCTGCGTTCCTCTGACCCTTTTTAGTCCTTTTCCCAAATATTAATTAAGCATTATGAAAATGTTGTGacttcctgaaaatatttttagaatttagtTTGTTCCTtaacttctgtgtttttttttcttttttttttgttttgttttaacctgTGTTTTTTGAGACAGACAAGCTGTAACCCTTCATGTGCCTTACCTCCGCTCAATGTGGGCAGCACTTCCCCCCGAGGGGTGGAGGACCCTGATATTATCTTCCAGAAGCTGATTCGGCAGTCTGCAAGTGACCAGTTTGAGTCTTTGATGGGCTTCAGCAGCTCTCCTCCCGTGGAGGACAGCGTTGTCATCCCATGTGAATTCTGTGGGGTCCAGCTGGAAGAGGAGGTGCTGTTCCATCACCAGGTGAGAGTCCCCGAGGACCCGGGCACTTCTCCTGTCCCCTTGATCCTCTGGGAGTGAACCTGAGGCTTTCAGAGCCAAGAAGGCCTCCCTGGCCTTGAAATCGCCTGCATACCTGATCTGGCTCCTGGCCGTGTCCTGTCTTGTGAGCTGAGGCACACAGTACCTCAGGCCTTTGGGCTTTGCCTGCCTTCTGGCAGTGGAAAGCATTGTATCACAAGCTGTAGCTCATGGAGCCAGGACTCCAGGTAAGCAAGTGTGGAGGACTTGCCAGAGGGTTTAGAGGAGTTTCCCTGAGGTCCCTGACAATTTCTGCTTTTGACCATGTGTGTTCTTCCTGTTGGGGTGGCATTTGCATCTTGCATTCCAGGAATCTGGAATCTGATTCTAGCTTTGTCCTTATGGTTGGCCTCCGGTCCGTCCCAGCCCCTCACAGGGGATGCCTGTGAATGAGGGAATTAGACTGGATGATCTGAAGTCCTTTTTCAGCTTTCACAGTCTGAGATTCCAGCATCTTAGTGGAAGATATGTTTTTTGCCCTGTCTTGTTTGTAATGGGAGTGAACACTGAAGGTATTTCAGAGGCACTTCTGTAATTGATGCTATATAGATGCTGCTGGAACACCACACATCTCATTTCTGAAATAAACACTTGTGCCTTCGGATTAAGCAGTAGATAAGTTAGCTGCTTGGGGAGACCACAAAATAAGCAGTGGTGCCAGTACTCTGGTCAGAATGTAGACAGACCTTCTGGGCTCCCGGGGTCAGCCCTTCCTTTATCCCTGCACAGATCAGATAGTGCTTCTGATCTTCCTGATCAGTCCGTGCTAGTAGGAACGATTGCTCTGTTCCTGTCATCCTGTCCCATCGACACCACCCTGCCACCCTTCTACCCACCATCAGGTGTGTTCCGCCAACCCGGCGTTCCTTGCCTCCCAGTGCTTCGTCTCATAGGAATGACTGGGTACTAATTCTGGTTTTTCTTGTTAGGACCAGTGTGACCAGCGGCCAGCCACAGCAAACAACC is from Muntiacus reevesi chromosome 13, mMunRee1.1, whole genome shotgun sequence and encodes:
- the TRAFD1 gene encoding TRAF-type zinc finger domain-containing protein 1; translated protein: MAEFLNDQDTQLCDNCKKEIPVFNFTIHEIHCQRNIGMCPVCKEPFPKSDMETHMATEHCQVTCKCNKKLEKRQLKKHEETECPLRLALCQHCDLELSVLKLKDHEDYCGARTELCGTCGRNVLVKDLKTHPEACGRDVEEKRVEAAMPPNAYDESWGPDRIWIASQLRQIEALDPPMRLPRRPLRAFESDLFQSRTTNQRSMTAQFPIQNNLLEEQERQERNRSRQTPKERGEDSANLDFMLALSLQNEGQAPTLAEQDFWKVIYEADQSREGPSALNDIRGAVDETMLPCEFCEELYPEELLIDHQTSCNPSCALPPLNVGSTSPRGVEDPDIIFQKLIRQSASDQFESLMGFSSSPPVEDSVVIPCEFCGVQLEEEVLFHHQDQCDQRPATANNHVTEGIPSQDLQPRETSPELPKRRVRHQGDLSSGYMDDLKQETAKGPAYPLPSSRPPNNTAAPPNRLSTSTSGPRPGCQPSPPRALKLNNVDSQGVRGRSRNSHNGALAPGHVPAAYPARSLYPENLVPSFPRGPSGRYGASGRSEGGRSPRATPTAASYRSRTAKAKAPKPQGAGDAEEEEEEE